A single region of the Drosophila takahashii strain IR98-3 E-12201 chromosome 2R, DtakHiC1v2, whole genome shotgun sequence genome encodes:
- the Dbp45A gene encoding probable ATP-dependent RNA helicase Dbp45A produces the protein MQRKEVNPFQILGLRPWLVKQLTKLGLKGATPIQQNCIPAILAGRDCIGAAKTGSGKTFAFALPILERLSEEPVSHFALVLTPTHELAYQISEQFLVAGQAMGVRVCVVSGGTDQMIESQKLMQRPHIVVAMPGRLADHLTGCDTFSFDNLKYLVVDEADRMLNGDFDESLAVIERCLPKTRQNLFFSATMKDFMKESSIFPIASDCLEWSQDSDVATVETLEQRYLLCADYDRDMVLIESLRKYREENENANVMIFTNTKKYCQLLSMTLKSMEIDNVCLHGFMRQKERVAALSRFKSNHIRTLIATDVAARGLDIPSVQLVMNHMLPRTPKEYIHRVGRTARAGRKGMSISIFRFPRDLELLGAIEEEINTKLTEHPIDQRMVERIFMQVNVTRRESEMQLDNNDFDERAQNYRRKTWIMEGKDPDQMEALYRKKQKDKLKEIRRNRKQQQEESAASTEGKALLQDERFKSVDSSRFEKKWKGKSKSPNGNTEKKPLKRLSKGKPVVHKGKPNIQKSKRKLKRDV, from the exons ATGCAACGAAAGGAGGTCAATCCCTTTCAGATCCTGGGCCTTCGTCCTTGGTTGGTGAAGCAACTGACCAAACTGG GCCTGAAAGGAGCAACTCCCATTCAGCAAAACTGCATTCCGGCAATATTGGCGGGTCGGGACTGCATCGGGGCAGCCAAGACGGGATCGGGTAAGACCTTTGCCTTCGCCCTGCCCATTCTGGAGCGGCTGAGCGAGGAGCCAGTGAGCCACTTTGCCCTGGTCCTGACGCCCACCCACGAGCTGGCCTACCAGATATCCGAGCAGTTCCTGGTGGCCGGACAGGCGATGGGGGTGCGTGTGTGCGTCGTGTCCGGCGGCACAGACCAGATGATCGAGAGCCAGAAGCTGATGCAGCGTCCGCACATCGTGGTGGCCATGCCCGGTCGACTGGCCGACCACCTCACCGGCTGCGACACCTTCTCCTTCGACAACCTCAAGTATCTGGTTGTGGACGAGGCGGATCGCATGCTGAACGGCGACTTTGACGAGAGCCTGGCCGTTATCGAAAGGTGTTTGCCCAAGACCAGGCAGAACCTCTTCTTCTCCGCCACCATGAAGGACTTCATGAAGGAGTCCAGCATATTTCCCATTGCCAGCGAT TGCCTCGAATGGTCGCAGGATTCCGATGTGGCCACAGTGGAAACTCTGGAGCAGCGCTATCTGCTGTGCGCCGACTACGATCGTGACATGGTCTTGATCGAGTCACTGAGAAAGTATCGCGAAGAGAACGAAAACGCCAATGTCATGATTTTTACCAACACGaaaaa GTACTGCCAGCTACTCTCGATGACCCTGAAGAGCATGGAAATTGATAACGTTTGCCTTCATGGCTTCATGCGTCAAAAGGAGCGCGTGGCTGCCCTCAGTCGCTTCAAGTCAAACCACATACGCACACTGATCGCTACGGATGTGGCTGCCAGAGGTCTGGACATACCCAGTGTCCAACTGGTGATGAATCACATGCTTCCCCGGACACCCAAGGAGTACATCCACAGAGTGGGCAGAACAGCTAGAGCGGGACGCAAGGGCATGTCCATCTCCATATTCCGCTTTCCGCGCGATCTGGAGCTCTTGGGCGCCATTGAGGAGGAGATCAACACAAAGCTCACAGAACATCCCATCGATC AGCGCATGGTGGAGCGGATTTTTATGCAAGTGAATGTGACTCGTCGTGAATCTGAGATGCAATTGGACAATAACGATTTCGATGAACGAGCCCAGAACTACAGGCGCAAGACGTGGATAATGGAGGGCAAGGATCCAGATCAAATGGAAGCGCT GTATCGCAAAAAGCAGAAGGATAAACTGAAGGAAATTCGCCGGAATAGGAAACAGCAGCAGGAAGAGTCGGCTGCTAGTACGGAGGGCAAGGCTCTCCTCCAGGACGAACGCTTCAAATCAGTAGATAGTTCTAGGTTCGAGAAAAAGTGGAAAGGAAAAAGTAAATCCCCCAATGGCAACACCGAGAAGAAGCCATTAAAAAGGCTCAGCAAAGGCAAACCGGTTGTCCACAAGGGCAAACCAAATATTCAGAAGTCAAAACGAAAGCTTAAGCGTGatgtttaa
- the Nadk2 gene encoding NAD kinase 2, mitochondrial isoform X3, whose protein sequence is MVLYLHKVHKDFERRVVQSFQDVGCEVKLSSRLEFRSSLSKDVMSWADVIVPVGGDGTFLLSAGRASPLFALSQQKTPIVGFNSDPLHSEGRLMLPKHYSDNPADAVSRIKSGDFKWMHRSRVRTTMLGSNGKIPESTDLFRHTEVKMEQVTTAPEMLDQDMAYKYKAKMKRILPYLALNEVFIGEHLSARVSHLQLVLDHQDVVNKTKCSGLCVSTGTGSTSWHTSINRITSRDVDDLLCSLPNSSSEDVKLMRRNAEEIAQRYNQGLLFAPDDPRLCYSIREQICVGVWPSPKTFKERDFVQTVFVKSHCIDANLVIDGSISFPFNDGAKALLEVHPEDALLTIALD, encoded by the exons ATGGTCCTCTATCTGCACAAGGTGCACAAGGATTTTGAGCGCCGGGTAGTGCAGAGTTTCCAGGACGTGGGCTGCGAGGTAAAGTTGTCTAGCAG ACTTGAATTTAGAAGCTCGTTGAGCAAGGACGTAATGAGCTGGGCGGACGTCATCGTGCCGGTAGGCGGCGATGGTACCTTCCTGCTCTCCGCTGGACGCGCCAGTCCGCTCTTCGCGCTCAGCCAGCAGAAGACGCCGATCGTGGGCTTCAATTCGGATCCACTGCACTCGGAGGGTCGACTTATGCTGCCCAAGCACTACTCGGACAATCCCGCCGATGCCGTTTCCCGCATCAAGAGC GGCGACTTCAAGTGGATGCATCGCTCGAGGGTGCGGACGACGATGCTGGGCAGTAACGGAAAGATCCCGGAGTCAACGGACCTCTTCCGGCACACAGAGGTTAAGATGGAGCAGGTCACGACTGCACCCGAAATGCTGGACCAGGACATGGCTTACAAGTATAAGGCCAAAATGAAACGCATCCTTCCGTACTTGGCTCTGAACGAG GTATTTATAGGCGAACACCTCTCAGCCCGAGTGTCCCACTTGCAGCTGGTGCTGGACCACCAGGACGTggttaacaaaacaaaatgctcCGGACTGTGTGTCAGCACGGGCACGGGCTCAACCTCCTGGCACACCAGCATCAATCGGATCACCAGCCGGGATGTGGACGACCTGTTGTGCTCCCTGCCCAACAGCAGTTCGGAGGACGTGAAGTTGATGCGCCGGAACGCGGAGGAGATTGCCCAGCGTTACAACCAAGGGCTGCTATTCGCGCCGGACGATCCGCGTCTCTGCTATTCGATCCGTGAGCAAATCTGTGTGGGCGTGTGGCCCTCGCCAAAGACTTTCAAGGAGCGCGACTTTGTGCAGACAGTGTTTGTCAAGTCGCATTGCATCGATGCCA ACCTCGTTATAGATGGCAGCATTTCCTTCCCCTTTAACGATGGCGCCAAGGCATTGCTGGAGGTCCATCCGGAGGATGCCCTTCTGACAATAGCTTTAGACTGA